TGCTTTGCCCAATTGCCGTAGTAGACCATGCTATAGTGCACGTTGTATATTAAGAAGTTCTAGTATTAGTGCTTCCAAGTGCATTGAAGTTAAAAGTGGCGGTTGTGAGGTAAGTGTCCTATACCCTATGATGTATGGCCTTGTCAGCAGTAACTAAACGAATACAAAAAAGGGGATCAAGCAAATAGACTTGAAAAAAACTTGGTGTGCTAGTGTAGTGGTGCTTCAGTAAGCATGAGCGAGAAAGAGGAAAACACCAATCTTCACTACAAGAAGCCTAATAATATACccaattgaattttttttttccaattttctccaATCGGTAAGGGTTGGAGGTCTTCTCCTTTTTCCCTATTTTCCTCCTCCATCCGTTCAAGGGGTGGGGAACCACATTACTGTTGAGTTTATTCTTCTTATTCTTCTAGTTTAAATTCAAAGTTATGCGACAGGGATTCAAATGCGAGCATGAAAAGAATGATAGTTCTaaattttgctttcttttctatCTGCATTGCCCCCAGGATGCACTTTCCAAGCAACGCATGAATGGGATTGGTGGATTGTCAGAGAAGGTGCCAGCTTTGTATGCTTGATAGGTTTAGTTTGGCTAATTAAGATTTGTTGCTAATGTCTCAAGTGTGATTCTGTAGTTGCTGATGTATGCTACCAACTTTACCACTTTCATTGTTGTTAAACTGTCAACAATCATTCTGGCGTAACTCAATAGGAATCACGTTACAGATTTTCTTTTCTGACTTGTGAAATCTTTGTGCTGTGTCCTTGTTCTGGTCAATGTATCAAGTGCTGGCACACCATGCACACTACACCTTTGCGCAAATCAGTAGAAGGTAGAAAGAATTCCGCAAATTTGTGGCTAAAACCTGAAAAGAATGTATCGTTTCAAATTGACATAATCATTCGTTTCAAATCGGCATAATCATTGCTTGGAAGAAATCAACAATGAAGTCAATGCCTGATCTAGATTAGCCTCAACCAGATTAGGTTTTTAATTCTTGTTTAGCTCTACATATGCTGTTCTTTTGTGCTGAAAACAGAACAAAGAAACTGTTCTGGAAGGATAAACCATATCCTCCATCAGTACATCTCTGCTTCCCCACAAGccagcaaatgtgactagacGGATTTTTATGAAAGAATAAACTATATACTCCATCAGAGCATTCTGCATCCCCACAAACCTTAAAAAATATTGTGGAAGGATAAACCATATCCTCAATCACTGCTTAGCCGTCAAATGTAACTACAAGCAGATTGTTCTGAAAGGATAGACGATATACTCCATCGGTGGATTTCTGCCCTCGAGGGGAAGCTCTAGGAAGTAAATGATACTGCTACTTGCACCTCTAGGGAAGCTACAATCAAGTAATAGAAGGCGCACAAACTTCAGCTTTACGTGCACATTTTGCTGAGTTGTGGATAATTTGTTCATGCAACTAAAAAGTATACAACATACTTCTCTGTGAATCAGATTGCACTTTGAAGTCATTAATCAAGAGCATGTGTTGCTTCTTTCACTTTGGTCGCATGTCCCCCGTAACATATTATTACTGCTGAGTGTTGGCATCTTTGGGGCTAACCACTTCCATCAACTTGTCCATGGGAGGCAAGGTGTGCCATGTATTGCTGCAGCAGTGAAAGATTGTTTCAGAATATTAGTTAGATTAAAGTGTGCAAAACCATCCACAACTACTACTTTACCAGAGGGAACAAACACAATAAAGTTTGCAGCCTCATATAAATTTTTTccttgaaaaaaaaggaagaagaagaagctttATTGGATAAGACACTTGTGTATTTTCAGAATAAGCATTATATGTAAAAGAATCAGCAGTTCCAAAAACATGTAGTATTCTACAATTCGGATTCTATCAGACCACATGGAGATGCACATACATATTTTACTAGTTGATGAGACATGCGTAATTATACTTGTCCGCGATCTGACAGTTGACTTTTTGAGAAGATTAAcaagaaattttgaaagtttttcTAAGGATATATCAGATTTGCAGCAACATCAATTAGGCCaaagtttccttttcttcagGCATTCATGTCATGTGGGGTTTCTTCCATTACCGGCTTCAGACTAGAAATCTCTACACCTAGTGGAGCAAGTTCAGTGCAGTTGGTTCTAGAAACTCATGAAAGATATTGAACCTTTACTGGGGTGGATCAAAGGCCTCGGCAAGAATCTAAAGTCAGCTTACTAACTGGCCTAAACTGAGATGCAAAAGAACAAGCACCACAGAATACCGCCTCAAATTATCACTACCTCAAATTTTATCTTAATTTCTCAGTATGACATGTCATCTATATTCATTTAAGAAGATGTTCTCATCTAAAGAAGACATAACTATAAGCCTTTAATTCAACATCTAAGATCATCAGGACACCACTATGGAGTACGGAATTAATCACAATGTTGTAAACTAGCACCAATTTTTCCCCAACAACCAACCATTGTTACAAGCAACATAGAGCTATTCAAACAAAGATCGTTAGGCTGTAAAACAGAATAGAGACATCTTTTCAGAAGTGCAAACTCAATAACTATCATTATATATGCATATGGTGAAAAAAGGCAGATAGTGATCAAACTTTTGACTTACTGCATGATATGCATATGGAGATTTCCCTTGGCGTTCAAAATGTTTAGCCAAAACCAACCATTCAATAGGTCCCCACTCTTCCTCTTCAAAACAATTACCAAGTGCCGCTTTGTATAACTATCGAAAACCAAATATTCATCACTACAATCAACAAATACTTCTCAAAACAACAATAATTAGCATAAAATACATAACATTCCCAATCATACAACATACCTTGGCAGTGTCAGTTAAGAGCTCAGTGCCAGCCGGATAAGATGCATAGAATTGGTCACCCCGAGAGTACCCAGCCCTTGTTCTGCAATACCAGATTAACAACACAAATATGATTAAGCATgcatttcacttttttttcctATCCTTTTCCGTTCTCTATTTTTTCCCCTCTGAAATGATAAGTTTCAGGATTTAAATGGTCCAAAGCAAGCCATATTCACCAAAATATAAAAACCCAGCTCTAAATTTTTCGATAACTTAAAATCCCAGAAAGTTCTTGCACGTaaatttctccatttttgtAAGTAATCCAAAATTTTCTGTAAGAAGGGATTGAACTTACGTGTTGCTGGTGTAGGCATAGCTGATGAGGGCAGTGAAACAATAAAATCCAGTGTAACCTACTATTCTCCTGAACttctgaattttcaaaatttccttccACCCATCATACAGCCTCATATTCATGTTCAGTAACCACCAGAGGGCCATCTAATCTCCTACAAGCAAAGCTTCAGTCAGACATTTTGTCAAACAGTTCATCTTCATGGTATGCTATTTGCATATAAATGcaacttgtttttctttttacacGTAAAAACATGCAAGTTCCTGTGAATTTATGTGTGTGAACGATGGAGACTGGAGACAAAGTTACTTGTGAGAAGCTAAAGTAGCAGGTGAAACGAGAGCGGAGTTTCCAGCAGAACTCTGGGGACGACAATGGACTGAATCAGCAGGTAAAACGACGCCGCAATAGGCGATTAGTAGCTAGTACTTCATGACATGTTACTGCTGTAGATGTGGGGTGGATGGGACACGTTCATAACGTAGTCTTCAAATTTCTCTAATTTATATATTCGTCCCtcatatttaaaaaacaatCAATTTGAACTTCGATCACATTTTTAATTATCATTCTAGCATTAAAAGTTTGTAATGGGATGCACTATACTATTCATTAAAATCAAATTAAAATCCAAATCGAGATGAAATGATGTAAATTCAGTTGCTTGGTTTTTTTATTTGACTTAATTGAAAATCAATTGCTTTATCTAGCCTTGATCCAATTTGTATGACTTTCGATTTTGCCACAAATGTATTACCAACCGAATATTCGAACGCTAAAAGATATGAATACAGTAATATAATGTACTATATAAATGTAGTGTATtgaataaaattaaatagaaatgCCCTTTATATCAAGATACCATAACTTGCCCCTTTGTCAATCTTTTTCCAAGAAATACaaatattttgattttcttaGTGACAATTGAGTCCAATGCCAAAATTTATGTAATCCAACACCAAATTGACTTGTAATGTGTTGGAACTTGATTTCGACCTATAAATTTCCGATGCCTGAAAGTTCCTAAAGAGGTCTTTATTACCATATTGGTTGTTCTTTCCTACTCGATAAAGCTCATGCTCAAGTCCTCAATACAAAATATCAAAATCTTGGACGCAATAAAGAAATCTCAAATCTGATCTGCAAGAAGACATGAAATGGGACGACATAACTCGTGCCCATGACTTTATAAGCTAAAAAAATATGATTAGATGAAATTGGATCATTGACCAATTTGGTGAAGAATCATTGGTCCAAATGCTATATTCCAAAGATGCGGCAGTACTGAATTGAAGACTTCAGTTTAGGGCTATTTTTATTTGCAATTTCCCCGTTGTCACTATCCAGCAATTACACAAATTTCTTTGGTAAATCTTCTCACCATCTGCCAGTATTTCATTGGGACCAGAACCTCTGAATTGTCGGACTTTGACAACTTTACAGTTTTATATCCTGGCTTTCAATCAACTCAGTGCAAATGCCATCCAAGCACCGCTGTTGTACTGGTATAGTCCTACTCAGTAGTCAGTACTCCGCTCTCCGGCTGAAATGAAAGATTCATTTCTTCCCCATCTCCTCCTCTTCCTCGCCGCCTTTCTTCTCCACCTACCACCTCAAATCTCATCCTCTACACCATCCCCTCTCCCCAAGGAAGCCCTGCCAACAAAATCTGGCTACCTGACTATCAACTCTACTTCAGGATCAGCCATATTATACACCTTTTATGAAGCACAAAAGCCCACCACACCCCTCTCTGAAACCCCACTTCTCATCTGGCTCCAAGGTGGCCCTGGCTGCTCCTCCATGCTTGGAAACTTCTATGAACTCGGCCCCTGGCGGGTTTCGTCTAACGTGTCAGTTGAGCCTAATCCAGGGCCTTGGAATAGGATTTTTGGGCTGCTTTTTATTGATAATCCTATTGGAGTTGGATTTAGCATTGCTGCTTCACCTGAAGAAATCCCAAGAAATCAACATGATGTCGCGAAACATCTTTTCATTGCGATCAAGAAGTTTTTGATGTTGGATGATTCGTTCAAGACGAGGCCTGTCTATGTAACTGGAGAGAGTTATGCTGGAAAATATGTTCCGGGATTTGGATACTATGCATTGAAACAGAATGCTAAGTTGCCAGTTTCTGAGAGGCTGAATTTGCAGGGAGTTGCAATAGGGAATGGACTGACTGATCCTATTACACAAGTGGCTACTCATGCTTTGAATGCTTATTATTCTGGATTCGTGAACGATAAGCAGAAGAAGGTGTTGGAGGATCTTCAGAAGGAGGCTGTTGAATTAACTCAAAATCGCAACTGGAGCGAGGCTACAAATGCAAGAAGCAGGGTGTTAGACGAATTACAGCAGATGACTGGCTTGGCTACTTTGTATGATTTCAGAAGGCTAATTCCTTATCAAGAACAATTAGTAGCCGAGTTCTTGGCTAATGTGGAGGTCAGAAAGGCGCTAGGGGCGAAGGAAAGCATTGTTTTTGAAGTATGTAGTGATGCTGTGGGCGAGTTATTGCATGCAGATGTGATGAAGAGTGTGAGATACATGGTTGACTATTTGGTTAAGAATACAAAGGTTTTGTTGTATCAGGGACACTGCGATTTGAGAGACGGCGTGGTGTCAACTGAGGCGTgggtgaagaaattgaagtgggagaaaattggagagtttttggaaGCAACAAGGAAGGTGTGGAAGGTGGATGGGAAATTAGCTGGTTATGTGCAGAAGCTGGGGAGTTTAAGCCATGTGGTAGTGTTGGGTGCTGGACATCTTGTGCCTACTGATCAGGCAGTTAATTCTCAGGCAATGATAGAAGATTGGGTTCTGGAGAAGGGATTGTTTGCTGATCAGCAGATTAACAAATTGCACGCCAATGTTAGTGGCTCGCTTTAATTTTAGCTGTAGTGTGCTGCATTATTTGTTGTAATAGTAATTCAGCTCCAAGCATAAGAATGTCTGACCGAAGTGAGCTGTTAATTTCAGAAACCAGAACTTAACTACACTCTTCTCTGTAGAAGCAGCCTCTAAATTAGTCACACTTGTGTGTCATCTGGTTTTGGGAACCATTGATCTATAGTTTACTCAGAATCCGATTCTGCCACTACTACGTTTTTTTTGTTATGTTACAAAGCCTATACAGGACTTCAGCTTAAAAAATTTGCAGACATTTCTGCAAGTTCCCGTGGTAGAGCTGCTGATAATCGTCTGTCTTCACAATTCCTGTACCCCAGCTCCCTTTTTTGCAAGAACATAAAGATTCAGCAGTATACTTCTGAAAACTTCTTTACTGGCTTAGACACGGCGATTATGTAAACATAGAAAATCCTGCACGTACGGTATATAATTTCCCGAGTAATAAACTGAATTCCGAAGAAGAAATTAATCAGCTTGTTGGAGTAGGCTGAGGTAATTACTGTAACAAAAGCAACTATATCAAGACTGATGTTCATGTAAGCTCTTGGAGACATTTTACCGAACAGCTCCTATTCAAAGACAAATAGGACGTCAAGCAATCTGCCGACTGAACGACGACGTCGTTTGCAATCAACCAGTTGAGCTCTTAAACTTTTTATGAAGCTAATTGAAATTTACTCCCCAAAaacttttattcttattttttttatcgtaacgataacatttgtataacctacttTAACTTAATCTAAAGAAAGGAGGAGCCGAAGGGATTTCCCGTCATAGAAAGCCACAATTAAGTGGCAAGATGAAAGCAAGACATTAATGATACCAAAGTTCTTGACCAAGACATGGTACCAACACCCAAGAGGTTGTTGGGTGAATTCCAGCCACCAAGCACCGTTCATTTTCTGTTTTCTACCATAGCCCATCATACGTAGCAGCTCAACAATGTCACTAAGGTTATTTGGGGTCTCCCCTGCGAAAGTGTGCCTCTAATCACTTCATTTAtcgaagaaaatgaaatttatttgtctAGAGGTTTGTTGCTGCGTAATTGTTGTTATATGTAGTCATGCTACTGCTACTATTAATGCTGCGTACGTATTCTGGCTCTACAGGgaaattattttaatgtttGGTGGTAAAGAAtcgatttttattttattactgGTTCGTTTGTAGATTCTTGCTCCTTCCAAGGATGATTTGATTTGAGAAAACATTTTATTGTAGTGAAGAAAAATAAACAATTGGCATAAAAGTGTAGATATCAATAGAttatttacattttcttttgcaAGATTCGGCCATAAGATCTTGCACTGTCTAGGCGTGCGGTGTCCTTATAGAATTTCAAGATAGTTAGGGATATAAATGAGTCGAGTTAAGTCGACCTTTCGCTTAATCGAGATGAGTTTcgattcaattttatcaaagtcgaactcgaactcgagttcaaccTCAAATTAGCGTCAAATCGAGCTTAAACTCGAgcctaaaaaaataattattttacttttaaaaaatgaataaaatagtaattttttcttaacaaataataaaatatacatATGCAATTTTACTATATATATTTGGgaagttatgattttttttttttcaaatctatGGTGTTTGTTTTCGATCTCTTTTGCGAGGTGGGTCATAagctcttgctctctctcttgctctctctcttgcgtGCCCTTAGAGAATTACAAAATAATAATCTTGATTGCGCCAAACTTATCAATTCGGCAATAGAAAAGCCTTGAAGTACTCAAAATATATTATCCAATATTGATATTTTTATTTAGTAAATAAAGATCCTTAATGCATAACAACTCTTAATGCATTATTAAGAGCAGTTGAAtaaagttacaagttcaaatccAAAGCCTTTTATTCCAAATCAATTGGTTATGCAGTAGCAACCCAACGGCGAACCAGGAGCAGGCTGTTCACAAATGCCTCCCTCTGGGAATTTTCTGTCAATGCAGGTTTGGTTACAATCTTTAAAACTCAGAGCAAGGACCTTGGTATACCAACGTTCTTTCACCTGTCACAACAACAACATCTGTACaccaaaaataacatattatcAGTGGCATAAAACCAAAATTTTGACATACTAGCATGCCATTATTAACAAGAAAGCATGTATGTGTCATGTTTTCAAAGGCTGTTTAGATTTCTAGAAGCAAATTGCGTGTCACGTTTGAAGACATGGATTATTTAATCTAAGGAGTCAATGtgaaatatttatataattagaATGATCTAAGACTCCAATTTCAAATCTAATGAACAGTTTTCAAATTGAGCTTCTATACACCAAGGTAAGGCAGATTCTCTCAAGATGTTTTGTTCTGACTGATGAGATGATGTGAAGTGGAGGCTTGGTGATGGCTTTGCTGTTTTTACATTGACTCCTTTCCCTTCTTACCAACTATAAATCATCATCCATCTCATTGCTGAAAATCCATTCAAGCTCTTGCCTTACCCAAtattctggaaaaaaaaaaaaaaaactaccctTTACGTAGTCACTATTCTCAACTCAAATGGAGTTCATAATTCCTCTGCACTGTCGCAACCTCCTCAAACTCCTCCTCTTCCTCACCATCGTCCACCGTGTACCACACTCAACCACCTCTCTCGATCTCCTTCCCAAAGAAGCGCTGCCGACCAATTCTGGATACCTGGAAGTCAACTCAACAACTGGTTCAGCCCTTTTCTACACATACTAC
This portion of the Coffea eugenioides isolate CCC68of chromosome 11, Ceug_1.0, whole genome shotgun sequence genome encodes:
- the LOC113753859 gene encoding uncharacterized protein LOC113753859, producing the protein MALWWLLNMNMRLYDGWKEILKIQKFRRIVGYTGFYCFTALISYAYTSNTTRAGYSRGDQFYASYPAGTELLTDTAKLYKAALGNCFEEEEWGPIEWLVLAKHFERQGKSPYAYHAQYMAHLASHGQVDGSG
- the LOC113751625 gene encoding serine carboxypeptidase-like 50 gives rise to the protein MKDSFLPHLLLFLAAFLLHLPPQISSSTPSPLPKEALPTKSGYLTINSTSGSAILYTFYEAQKPTTPLSETPLLIWLQGGPGCSSMLGNFYELGPWRVSSNVSVEPNPGPWNRIFGLLFIDNPIGVGFSIAASPEEIPRNQHDVAKHLFIAIKKFLMLDDSFKTRPVYVTGESYAGKYVPGFGYYALKQNAKLPVSERLNLQGVAIGNGLTDPITQVATHALNAYYSGFVNDKQKKVLEDLQKEAVELTQNRNWSEATNARSRVLDELQQMTGLATLYDFRRLIPYQEQLVAEFLANVEVRKALGAKESIVFEVCSDAVGELLHADVMKSVRYMVDYLVKNTKVLLYQGHCDLRDGVVSTEAWVKKLKWEKIGEFLEATRKVWKVDGKLAGYVQKLGSLSHVVVLGAGHLVPTDQAVNSQAMIEDWVLEKGLFADQQINKLHANVSGSL